The following coding sequences lie in one Anguilla anguilla isolate fAngAng1 chromosome 14, fAngAng1.pri, whole genome shotgun sequence genomic window:
- the LOC118212078 gene encoding transcriptional activator MN1-like, producing the protein MFGLKQFGSQIDGRICVQGERRLNQPRLNMNSHFKSAGFHAGGPPVSAEPGMGPLNEPPMLGLGMNVSAEQYGFHQRGQADMHAGSLQQQQQQQPQSQMHTFFNSNNSQQPHHHGHPHQHQHHPHFGSTFAGPDPAASCLHGGRLVGYGGAGGGMGPQQGFGEGFDPLAEGQAGEGFPQQQQAGSMPDFQHHGPPGNGHAVPAPCLPLDQSPNRASSFHGLPSSSEAHGLEPRRLPPQGRVEGLDYGYPTEPPPGQFDMPVFSPAESDSHLPHYGGRQAVNGNFPGNPGISRGGGVLGPSKVQQQQQQQQHGAYFERLGNGGRKRAVGVDLGAGARHPLMQQQQAEMLARQGSCPGGLPRPPHAEPGPGNPGMQVGGVMMPNQHNQFEYPVHRLESRNMHPYGDHMFSMQQQQQQQQQPPPQQPPNQRLQHFDAPYMNVGKRPRFDFPGGHGGDGCGAWNGGGMENHLSPSAYPGLPGEFTPPVTDGFPPLQHAGPEQHALQQQQQQQQNAAMMIKQMASRNQQQQQQQRMRQPSLQQLGHHGDVPQNGMAHGGSLPQPHFERDGGGRMGNFEPQNPHLPPEGWFPGPHQPGEMLARRMSGSSGPGEASPHDMGGLQNGQGLLFRPGVNGVGLGDPVRMPADGHVQALHSPGLHSQFGGNGAMAGLQQMQSPGAGVMHPNAPVDRRPADFAAPPMGAQPAFPFGGGSRQGPSHGSPPGMTTSPRSYPPLPEFPPGQRPSVSKLGALSLGSFSKAGAKDNVFGQSCLAALSTACQNMIASLGAPNLNVTFNKKSQGEGKRKPSQAEQEVSGGGAGGASGAGAEYFQSAASQSGPMAGAGSSGGKPAGQTAQGEASALSPNYSMDAAPGGEGKLGGGSGRGRGRRRRDSEHASPGIFFPSEGCHSVVSPTQQGPPAGLGERGGGGGGGGGTPHEKPLTSPSWGKGAGELLLGDQPDLMSSLDSGIQSTAKSDASSPRVDFPDDVGAAPVGYGNNSNDDDAVSSSSDTNAKPTRSPLVTSSPKMQRCEHGPAHGQKQQQLGVGVANHSTSAPDGYGCGGHPATPGVEQVRTPSSTSGQDDIHPLEILQAQIQLQRQQFSISEDQPLGAKGAKKAADCPSGQSGDGELAHCSPDPGKGAMGSIDLDTLMAEQHATWYVPSDKALMEGLEDSKSLALWDKTKTQSGSKEGAESPQVKGVAGAGPGAGVGGGGHLQCLSVHCTDELGEGKARGGPVPSWRSLHSDISNRFGTFVAALT; encoded by the coding sequence ATGTTTGGGCTGAAGCAGTTTGGGTCTCAGATTGACGGCAGAATCTGTGTCCAAGGAGAGCGAAGATTAAACCAGCCGAGACTGAACATGAATTCCCACTTCAAGAGCGCGGGGTTTCATGCCGGAGGGCCGCCCGTGTCTGCGGAGCCAGGCATGGGTCCCCTGAACGAGCCTCCGATGCTGGGACTCGGCATGAACGTGAGCGCGGAGCAATACGGCTTCCACCAGCGGGGCCAGGCGGACATGCACGCGGggtctctgcagcagcagcagcagcagcagccgcagtCCCAGATGCACACATTcttcaacagcaacaacagccaGCAACCCCACCACCACGGGCACCCCCACCAACATCAGCACCATCCCCACTTTGGAAGCACTTTCGCGGGGCCCGACCCCGCTGCATCCTGCCTGCACGGGGGTAGGCTTGTGGGCTAcggcggggccggcgggggcATGGGGCCCCAGCAGGGATTCGGGGAGGGTTTTGACCCTCTCGCCGAGGGCCAGGCGGGGGAGGGgttcccccagcagcagcaggccggCAGCATGCCCGACTTCCAGCACCACGGCCCGCCCGGAAATGGGCACGCGGTGCCCGCCCCCTGCCTCCCGCTGGACCAGTCGCCCAACCGCGCCTCCTCCTTCCACGGCCTCCCCTCCTCGTCCGAGGCCCACGGCCTGGAGCCCCGCAGGCTGCCCCCCCAGGGCAGGGTGGAGGGGCTGGACTACGGCTACCCCACCGAGCCGCCCCCGGGGCAGTTTGACATGCCCGTGTTCTCCCCCGCCGAGTCCGACTCCCACCTCCCGCACTACGGTGGGCGCCAGGCGGTCAACGGCAACTTCCCCGGCAACCCCGGGATTTCCCGCGGAGGGGGAGTGCTGGGCCCCTCCaaggtgcagcagcagcagcagcagcagcagcatggcGCGTACTTCGAAAGGCTGGGGAATGGGGGCCGGAAGCGGGCCGTGGGGGTGGATTTGGGGGCGGGCGCCAGGCACCCCctcatgcagcagcagcaggcggAGATGCTGGCCAGACAGGGCTCCTGCCCCGGGGGGTTGCCCCGGCCGCCCCACGCCGAGCCCGGCCCCGGGAACCCCGGCATGCAGGTGGGCGGAGTCATGATGCCTAACCAGCACAACCAGTTTGAGTACCCCGTCCACAGGCTGGAGAGCCGAAATATGCACCCCTACGGGGACCATATGTTCagcatgcagcagcagcagcagcagcagcagcagcctcctCCCCAGCAGCCCCCGAACCAGAGACTGCAACACTTCGACGCCCCCTACATGAACGTGGGGAAGAGGCCCAGGTTCGACTTCCCCGGCGGCCACGGCGGGGACGGCTGCGGGGCCTGGAACGGCGGGGGCATGGAGAACCACCTCTCCCCTTCCGCGTACCCCGGGCTTCCCGGGGAGTTCACCCCGCCCGTCACCGACGGGTTCCCGCCCCTGCAGCACGCGGGGCCAGAGCAGCacgccctgcagcagcagcagcagcagcagcagaacgcGGCCATGATGATCAAGCAAATGGCCTCCAggaaccagcagcagcagcagcagcagaggatGAGGCAGCCCAGCCTTCAGCAGCTGGGTCACCATGGCGACGTGCCTCAGAACGGCATGGCGCACGGCGGGAGCCTGCCGCAGCCGCACTTCGAGCGGGACGGCGGGGGGAGGATGGGGAACTTCGAGCCCCAgaacccccacctgcccccgGAGGGCTGGTTCCCCGGCCCCCACCAGCCCGGGGAGATGCTCGCGCGGAGGATGAGCGGCTCCTCTGGGCCCGGGGAGGCCAGCCCCCACGACATGGGAGGCCTCCAGAACGGCCAGGGCCTGCTCTTCCGGCCGGGGGTGAACGGGGTGGGCTTGGGGGACCCGGTGCGGATGCCGGCGGACGGGCACGTCCAGGCCCTGCACTCCCCCGGCCTGCACTCGCAGTTCGGCGGTAACGGCGCCATGGCGGGCCTCCAGCAGATGCAGTCCCCCGGAGCGGGCGTGATGCACCCCAACGCGCCCGTGGACAGGCGGCCCGCCGATTTCGCCGCGCCCCCCATGGGGGCTCAGCCCGCCTTCCCCTTCGGCGGGGGGAGCCGGCAGGGCCCGTCCCACGGCAGCCCCCCGGGGATGACCACCTCGCCCCGGAGCTACCCGCCCCTGCCCGAGTTCCCGCCGGGCCAGCGGCCCTCGGTCAGCAAGCTGGGGGCGCTGTCGCTGGGCAGCTTCAGCAAGGCCGGCGCCAAGGACAACGTCTTCGGCCAGAGCTGCCTGGCGGCGCTCTCCACCGCCTGCCAGAACATGATCGCCAGCCTGGGGGCCCCCAACCTCAACGTGACCTTCAACAAGAAGAGCCAGGGCGAGGGCAAGAGGAAGCCCAGCCAGGCGGAGCAGGAAGtgagcggcggcggcgcgggcggGGCTAGCGGCGCGGGGGCGGAGTACTTCCAGAGCGCCGCTTCTCAGAGCGGCCCGATGGCGGGAGCCGGGAGCAGCGGCGGCAAGCCCGCCGGTCAGACTGCGCAGGGGGAAGCCAGCGCCCTCTCCCCAAACTACAGCATGGACGCGGCCCCGGGGGGCGAGGGGAagctgggaggggggagcgggcgagggagggggaggagaagacGGGACAGCGAGCACGCCAGTCccgggattttttttccctctgaggGGTGCCACTCCGTGGTGAGCCCGACCCAGCAGGGGCCCCCGGCGGGActcggggagagggggggcggcggcggcgggggcgggggcacgcCCCACGAGAAGCCCCTCACGTCCCCGTCCTGGGGCAAGGGGGCCGGTGAGCTGCTCCTGGGGGACCAGCCGGACCTCATGTCCTCGCTGGACAGCGGCATCCAGAGCACCGCCAAGTCGGACGCCAGCTCCCCGCGCGTGGACTTCCCGGACGACGTGGGCGCCGCCCCCGTCGGCTACGGCAACAACAGCAACGACGACGACGCCGTCTCCTCCAGCTCCGACACCAACGCCAAGCCCACCCGCAGCCCCCTGGTCACCAGCTCCCCGAAAATGCAGAGGTGCGAGCACGGGCCGGCGCACgggcagaagcagcagcagctgggcgTGGGCGTCGCCAATCACTCTACCTCCGCGCCCGACGGCTACGGCTGCGGCggccaccccgccacccccggCGTGGAGCAGGTGCGCACGCCCTCCAGCACCTCGGGCCAGGACGACATCCACCCGCTGGAGATCCTGCAGGCGCAGATCCAGCTGCAGCGGCAGCAGTTCAGCATCTCCGAGGACCAGCCGCTGGGCGCCAAGGGTGCCAAGAAGGCGGCGGACTGCCCCAGCGGACAGAGCGGGGACGGCGAGCTGGCGCACTGCAGCCCGGACCCCGGGAAGGGCGCCATGGGCAGCATCGACCTGGACACCCTGATGGCGGAGCAGCACGCCACCTGGTACGTGCCCAGCGACAAGGCCCTGATGGAGGGGCTGGAGGACAGCAAGTCCCTGGCGCTCTGGGACAAGACAAAGACGCAGAGCGGCAGCAAAGAAG